The Halanaerobium saccharolyticum subsp. saccharolyticum DSM 6643 genome segment CACTTACATCAGCTTGAACTACATGAGCCCTGCCGCCATTATCTTCAATTTCTTTTTTTACTTTTTCTGCTCGAGTTTGGGAATTAGCATAATTGATAGTTACTTCTGCTCCTAAAGCAGCCATTTTCTTTGCTATTTCAGCCCCAATACCACGAGAGCTACCTGTAATTAAAACTTTTTTATTTTTTAGATCTATCAAATTAAACACCTCTTTAGCGTATAATTATCATTAATATGATATAATTTCAAAATAATTAAATTAATCCAATAAATTATAACTACTTTTGATTGTATTTTCAGTATGTACCAATATTTCTTCAATGATTTCTTTAACAGATTTAATTTCAGATATCATTCCTGAAATTTGACCCGCCATGACACTGCCTTCTTTGACATCTCCATCAATTACAGCATCTCTAAGTTTACCAGAACCAATCTCTTCAATTTTTTTAGGATCTACTCCCTGGCTTTCCAATTTATCCAATTCTTTAGTTAATTTATTTTTTAAATTTCTAACTGGATGCCCAGTACTGCGTCCAGTTACAACTGCATCTCTATCTCTAGCACCTACAATAGCTTCTTTAAACTCCATGGAAGCTTTACACTCTTTAGAACAGACAAATCTAGTTCCAATCTGTGCTCCAACTGCTCCTAATGCTAAAACAGCTGCTAAACCTCTGCCATCAGCAACTCCACCAGCTGCAATAACCGGAATATCTACAGCATCGACTACTTGTGGCACTAATGCCATAGTTGTAAGCTCACCAATATGTCCACCGGCTTCAGTTCCTTCAACAATTACTGCATCTAC includes the following:
- the fabK gene encoding enoyl-[acyl-carrier-protein] reductase FabK, which encodes MALKTELCDLLEIEKPIIQGGMAWVATGELAAAVSIAGGLGIIGAGNAPADVIEKEIEKVKKLTDKPFGLNIMLLSPFADDIIELAIEKKVPVITTGAGNPGKHVKRFQEVGSKVIPVVPSVALARRMERLDVDAVIVEGTEAGGHIGELTTMALVPQVVDAVDIPVIAAGGVADGRGLAAVLALGAVGAQIGTRFVCSKECKASMEFKEAIVGARDRDAVVTGRSTGHPVRNLKNKLTKELDKLESQGVDPKKIEEIGSGKLRDAVIDGDVKEGSVMAGQISGMISEIKSVKEIIEEILVHTENTIKSSYNLLD